Proteins from one Escherichia coli genomic window:
- the motB gene encoding flagellar motor protein MotB, which yields MKNQAHPIIVVKRRKAKSHGAAHGSWKIAYADFMTAMMAFFLVMWLISISSPKELIQIAEYFRTPLATAVTGGDRISNSESPIPGGGDDYTQSQGEVNKQPNIEELKKRMEQSRLRKLRGDLDQLIESDPKLRALRPHLKIDLVQEGLRIQIIDSQNRPMFRTGSADVEPYMRDILRAIAPVLNGIPNRISLSGHTDDFPYASGEKGYSNWELSADRANASRRELMVGGLDGGKVLRVVGMAATMRLSDRGPDDAVNRRISLLVLNKQAEQAILHENAESQNEPVSALEKPEVAPQVSVPTMPSAEPR from the coding sequence TTATGCCGACTTTATGACCGCGATGATGGCCTTTTTTCTGGTGATGTGGCTAATCTCCATCTCCAGCCCAAAAGAGCTGATTCAGATTGCGGAGTACTTCCGGACTCCACTGGCGACTGCGGTTACGGGCGGCGATCGCATTTCTAATAGTGAAAGCCCAATTCCCGGTGGGGGTGATGATTACACCCAAAGCCAGGGGGAAGTGAATAAGCAGCCGAACATCGAAGAGCTGAAAAAACGCATGGAGCAAAGTCGATTGCGGAAATTGCGTGGCGATCTCGACCAGTTGATTGAATCCGATCCGAAACTGCGGGCGTTACGTCCACATCTCAAAATCGATCTGGTCCAGGAAGGTCTACGTATTCAGATCATCGATAGCCAGAATCGCCCGATGTTCAGAACCGGCAGTGCCGACGTCGAACCCTATATGCGCGACATTCTGCGCGCCATCGCGCCCGTTCTGAATGGTATTCCCAACCGTATTAGCCTTTCGGGTCATACCGATGATTTCCCTTACGCCAGTGGTGAGAAAGGATATAGCAACTGGGAGCTTTCTGCCGATCGGGCCAATGCATCCCGCCGCGAACTGATGGTTGGCGGATTGGATGGCGGCAAAGTGTTACGTGTTGTCGGCATGGCGGCAACGATGCGCTTAAGCGATCGCGGTCCTGATGATGCTGTCAACCGTCGTATCAGCCTGCTGGTACTGAACAAACAAGCCGAACAGGCCATTTTGCATGAAAACGCCGAAAGCCAGAATGAGCCAGTAAGCGCCCTGGAAAAACCTGAGGTTGCACCACAGGTCAGTGTTCCCACAATGCCATCAGCCGAACCGAGGTGA
- the cheR gene encoding protein-glutamate O-methyltransferase CheR has protein sequence MTSSLPCGQTSLLLQMTERLALSDAHFRRIGQLIYQRAGIVLADHKRDMVYNRLVRRLRSLGLTDFGHYLNLLESNQHSGEWQAFINSLTTNLTAFYREAHHFPLLADHARRRSGEYRVWSAAASTGEEPYSIAMTLADTLGTAPGRWKVFASDIDTEVLEKARSGIYRHEELKNLTPQQLQRYFMRGTGPHEGLVRVRQELANYVDFAPLNLLAKQYTVPGPFDAIFCRNVMIYFDQTTQQEILRRFVPLLKPDGLLFAGHSENFSHLERRFTLRGQTVYALNKD, from the coding sequence ATGACTTCATCTCTGCCCTGTGGGCAAACGTCTTTATTGTTACAGATGACCGAGCGCCTGGCGCTTTCCGACGCGCATTTTCGGCGGATAGGTCAATTGATCTATCAACGAGCCGGGATCGTCCTGGCCGACCATAAACGCGACATGGTTTACAACCGACTGGTTCGTCGTTTGCGTTCGCTGGGACTGACGGATTTCGGCCATTACTTGAACTTGCTGGAATCTAATCAGCACAGCGGTGAGTGGCAGGCGTTTATCAATTCGCTGACCACGAATCTGACGGCTTTTTACCGTGAGGCGCATCATTTTCCTCTGCTCGCGGATCACGCCCGGCGTCGTTCTGGCGAGTATCGCGTATGGAGCGCGGCGGCTTCGACCGGCGAAGAACCGTACAGCATTGCGATGACACTGGCTGACACATTGGGCACCGCGCCTGGACGCTGGAAAGTGTTTGCCAGCGATATCGACACCGAGGTGCTGGAAAAAGCCAGAAGCGGTATTTATCGCCATGAAGAGCTGAAAAATCTGACGCCGCAGCAACTGCAGCGGTACTTCATGCGGGGGACGGGACCGCATGAAGGATTGGTGCGTGTGCGTCAGGAGCTGGCGAACTATGTTGATTTTGCCCCGCTGAATTTACTGGCGAAACAATACACCGTGCCGGGGCCGTTTGATGCGATCTTCTGTCGTAACGTCATGATCTACTTCGATCAAACTACCCAGCAGGAGATTTTGCGCCGCTTTGTTCCGCTCCTTAAACCCGACGGATTGCTGTTTGCGGGTCACTCTGAAAACTTTAGCCACCTTGAGCGCCGCTTCACGCTGCGTGGTCAGACGGTGTATGCGCTAAATAAGGATTAA
- the cheZ gene encoding protein phosphatase CheZ — MMQPSIKPADEHSAGDIIARIGSLTRMLRDSLRELGLDQAIAEAAEAIPDARDRLYYVVQMTAQAAERALNSVEASQPHQDQMEKSAKALTQRWDDWFADPIDLADARELVTDTRQFLADVPAHTSFTNAQLLEIMMAQDFQDLTGQVIKRMMDVIQEIERQLLMVLLENIPEQESRPKRENQSLLNGPQVDTSKAGVVASQDQVDDLLDSLGF; from the coding sequence ATGATGCAACCATCAATCAAACCTGCTGACGAGCATTCAGCTGGCGATATCATTGCGCGCATCGGCAGCCTGACGCGTATGTTGCGCGACAGTTTGCGCGAGCTGGGGCTGGATCAGGCAATTGCCGAAGCGGCGGAAGCCATCCCCGATGCCCGCGATCGTTTGTACTATGTTGTGCAGATGACTGCCCAGGCTGCAGAGCGGGCGCTGAACAGTGTTGAAGCGTCACAACCACATCAGGATCAAATGGAGAAATCAGCAAAAGCATTAACCCAACGTTGGGATGACTGGTTTGCCGATCCGATTGACCTTGCCGATGCCCGTGAACTGGTGACAGATACGCGGCAATTTCTGGCAGATGTCCCCGCGCATACCAGCTTTACTAACGCGCAACTGCTGGAAATCATGATGGCGCAGGATTTTCAGGACCTCACCGGACAGGTCATTAAGCGGATGATGGATGTCATTCAGGAGATCGAACGTCAATTGCTGATGGTGCTGTTGGAAAACATCCCGGAACAGGAGTCGCGTCCAAAACGTGAAAACCAGAGTTTGCTTAATGGACCTCAGGTTGATACCAGCAAAGCCGGTGTGGTAGCCAGTCAGGATCAGGTGGACGATTTGTTGGATAGTCTTGGATTTTGA
- the tar gene encoding methyl-accepting chemotaxis protein II has product MINRIRVVTLLVMVLGVFALLQLISGSLFFSSLHHSQKSFVVSNQLREQQGELTSTWDLMLQTRINLSRSAVRMMMDSSNQQSNAKVELLDSARKTLAQAATHYKKFKSMAPLPEMVATSRNIDEKYKNYHTALTELIDYLDYGNTGAYFAQPTQGMQNAMGEAFAQYALSSEKMYRDIVTDNADDYRFAQWQLAVIALVVVLILLVAWYGIRRMLLTPLAKIIAHIREIASGNLANTLTIDGRSEMGDLAQSVSHMQRSLTDTVTHVREGSDAIYAGTREIAAGNTDLSSRTEQQASALEETAASMEQLTATVKQNADNARQASQLAQSASDTAQHGGKVVDGVVKTMHEIADSSKKIADIISVIDGIAFQTNILALNAAVEAARAGEQGRGFAVVAGEVRNLASRSAQAAKEIKALIEDSVSRVDTGSVLVESAGETMNNIVNAVTRVTDIMGEIASASDEQSRGIDQVALAVSEMDRVTQQNASLVQESAAAAAALEEQASRLTQAVSAFHLAASPLTNKTQTSSRPASEQPPAQPRLRIAEQDPNWETF; this is encoded by the coding sequence ATGATTAACCGTATCCGCGTAGTCACGCTGTTGGTAATGGTGCTGGGGGTATTCGCACTGTTACAGCTTATTTCCGGCAGTCTGTTTTTTTCCTCCCTTCACCATAGCCAGAAGAGCTTTGTGGTTTCCAATCAATTACGGGAACAGCAGGGCGAGCTGACGTCAACCTGGGATTTAATGCTGCAAACGCGCATTAACCTGAGTCGATCAGCGGTGCGGATGATGATGGATTCCTCCAATCAACAAAGTAACGCCAAAGTTGAATTGCTCGATAGCGCCAGGAAAACTTTGGCCCAGGCCGCGACACATTATAAAAAATTCAAAAGCATGGCGCCGTTACCTGAAATGGTCGCTACCAGTCGTAATATTGATGAAAAATATAAAAACTATCACACAGCATTAACTGAACTGATTGATTATCTTGATTATGGCAATACTGGAGCTTATTTCGCTCAGCCAACCCAGGGAATGCAAAATGCAATGGGCGAAGCGTTTGCTCAGTACGCCCTCAGCAGTGAAAAAATGTATCGCGATATCGTCACTGACAACGCAGATGATTATCGATTTGCCCAGTGGCAACTGGCGGTTATTGCGCTGGTGGTGGTATTGATTCTGCTGGTGGCGTGGTACGGCATTCGCCGTATGTTGCTTACACCGCTGGCAAAAATTATTGCTCACATTCGCGAAATCGCCAGTGGTAACCTGGCGAATACCCTGACCATTGACGGGCGCAGTGAAATGGGCGACCTGGCGCAGAGCGTTTCACATATGCAACGCTCTTTGACTGACACCGTCACTCATGTGCGCGAAGGCTCTGATGCCATCTATGCTGGCACCCGTGAAATTGCGGCGGGCAATACCGATCTTTCTTCCCGTACTGAACAGCAAGCATCCGCGCTGGAAGAAACTGCTGCCAGCATGGAGCAACTCACCGCGACGGTGAAGCAAAATGCCGATAACGCCCGCCAGGCCTCACAACTGGCGCAAAGTGCCTCCGACACCGCCCAGCATGGCGGCAAAGTAGTGGATGGCGTAGTGAAAACGATGCATGAGATTGCCGATAGTTCGAAGAAAATCGCCGACATTATCAGCGTTATCGATGGTATTGCCTTCCAGACCAATATCCTGGCGCTGAATGCCGCTGTTGAAGCCGCGCGTGCGGGTGAACAGGGCCGTGGTTTTGCCGTGGTGGCGGGCGAAGTGCGCAATCTTGCCAGTCGCAGCGCCCAGGCGGCAAAAGAGATCAAAGCACTTATTGAAGACTCCGTCTCACGCGTTGATACCGGTTCGGTGCTGGTCGAAAGCGCCGGGGAAACAATGAACAATATCGTCAATGCTGTCACTCGCGTGACTGACATTATGGGCGAAATTGCATCGGCATCAGATGAACAGAGCCGCGGCATCGATCAAGTCGCATTGGCGGTTTCGGAAATGGATCGCGTCACGCAACAGAACGCATCGCTGGTGCAGGAATCAGCTGCTGCCGCCGCTGCGCTGGAAGAACAGGCCAGTCGTTTAACACAAGCGGTTTCTGCGTTCCATCTGGCAGCCAGCCCACTCACCAATAAAACGCAAACATCATCCCGTCCTGCCAGTGAGCAACCACCGGCACAGCCACGACTGCGAATTGCTGAACAAGATCCAAACTGGGAAACATTTTAA
- the tap gene encoding methyl-accepting chemotaxis protein IV, with the protein MFNRIRISTTLFLILILCGILQIGSNGMSFWAFRDDLQRLNQVEQSNQQRAALAQTRAVMLQASTALNKAGTLTALSYPADDIKTLMTTARASLTQSSTLFKSFMAMTAGNEHVRALQKETEKSFARWHNDLEHQATWLESNQLSDFLTAPVQESQNAFDVNFEAWQQEINHVLEAASAQSQRNYQISALVFISMIIVAALYISSALWWTRKMIVQPLAIIGSHFDSIAAGNLARPIAVYGRNEITAIFASLKTMQQALRGTVSDVRKGSQEMHIGIAEIVAGNNDLSSRTEQQAASLSQTAASMEQLTATVGQNADNARQASELAKKAATTAQAGGVQVSTMTHTMQEIATSSQKIGDIISVIDGIAFQTNILALNAAVEAARAGEQGRGFAVVAGEVRNLASRSAQAAKEIKGLIEESVNRVQQGSKLVNNAAGTMTDIVSSVTRVNDIMGEIASASEEQRRGIEQVAQAVSQMDQVTQQNASLVEEAAAATEQLANQADHLSSRVAVFTLEEHEVARHESAQLQIAPVVS; encoded by the coding sequence ATGTTTAATCGTATTCGAATTTCGACCACGCTGTTTTTAATTTTGATTCTCTGCGGGATCTTGCAGATTGGCAGTAACGGCATGTCTTTTTGGGCATTTCGCGATGATTTGCAACGATTGAATCAGGTCGAGCAGAGCAATCAGCAACGTGCGGCATTAGCGCAAACTCGGGCGGTGATGTTACAGGCCAGCACCGCGCTGAATAAAGCGGGCACTCTGACGGCGCTTAGCTATCCGGCAGATGACATTAAAACGTTGATGACGACGGCGCGCGCCAGTCTGACGCAATCCTCTACGTTATTTAAAAGTTTTATGGCGATGACTGCGGGCAACGAGCACGTCAGGGCGTTGCAAAAAGAGACGGAGAAAAGTTTTGCCCGCTGGCACAACGATCTCGAACATCAGGCGACCTGGCTTGAAAGTAATCAACTTTCGGATTTCCTCACTGCGCCGGTGCAGGAATCACAGAATGCGTTTGACGTTAACTTTGAGGCCTGGCAGCAGGAGATCAACCATGTGCTGGAAGCCGCCAGTGCGCAAAGCCAGCGTAACTATCAGATTTCGGCGCTGGTGTTTATCAGCATGATTATTGTTGCAGCGCTCTACATCAGCAGTGCGCTGTGGTGGACGCGCAAGATGATTGTTCAACCACTGGCCATCATCGGTAGCCATTTTGACAGCATTGCTGCGGGTAATCTGGCGCGTCCGATTGCGGTATATGGTCGCAATGAGATCACCGCCATTTTTGCCAGCCTGAAGACCATGCAGCAGGCTTTACGTGGGACGGTGAGTGATGTGCGTAAGGGAAGCCAGGAGATGCACATTGGTATCGCGGAGATTGTCGCAGGCAATAACGATCTCTCAAGTCGTACCGAACAGCAGGCGGCATCGTTGTCACAAACGGCCGCCAGTATGGAGCAATTAACCGCCACGGTAGGGCAAAACGCCGATAACGCGCGACAGGCGTCGGAACTGGCAAAAAAAGCCGCCACAACGGCGCAGGCGGGGGGTGTCCAGGTCAGTACCATGACTCACACCATGCAGGAAATCGCCACCAGCTCGCAAAAAATTGGCGACATTATCAGCGTTATCGACGGCATTGCTTTCCAGACCAATATTCTGGCCCTGAATGCGGCAGTGGAAGCGGCTCGCGCCGGAGAGCAGGGGCGTGGTTTTGCGGTAGTGGCAGGTGAAGTGCGCAATCTTGCCAGCCGTAGCGCCCAGGCGGCAAAAGAGATCAAAGGACTGATCGAAGAGTCTGTCAATCGTGTCCAGCAGGGTTCGAAACTGGTGAATAACGCCGCCGGGACCATGACCGATATTGTCAGTTCGGTGACCCGCGTGAACGACATTATGGGAGAAATTGCCTCTGCGTCGGAAGAACAACGGCGTGGGATTGAACAAGTTGCACAGGCTGTCAGCCAGATGGATCAGGTGACTCAGCAGAACGCCTCGCTGGTAGAAGAAGCGGCGGCGGCAACGGAACAACTGGCGAACCAGGCTGACCATCTTTCGTCGCGTGTGGCGGTATTTACCCTTGAAGAACATGAAGTAGCACGACATGAGTCGGCGCAGTTACAGATTGCGCCAGTGGTATCCTGA
- the cheA gene encoding chemotaxis protein CheA, with amino-acid sequence MSMDISDFYQTFFDEADELLADMEQHLLVLQPEAPDAEQLNAIFRAAHSIKGGAGTFGFSVLQETTHLMENLLDEARRGEMQLNTDIINLFLETKDIMQEQLDAYKQSQEPDAASFDYICQALRQLALEAKGETPSAVTRLSVVAKSEPQDEQSRCQSPRRIILSRLKAGEVDLLEEELGHLTTLTDVVKGADSLSAILPGDIAEDDITAVLCFVIEADQITFETVEVAPKISPPPVLKLAAEQAPTGRVEREKTTRSSESTSIRVAVEKVDQLINLVGELVITQSMLAQRSSELDPVNHGDLITSMGQLQRNARDLQESVMSIRMMPMEYVFSRYPRLVRDLAGKLGKQVELTLVGSSTELDKSLIERIIDPLTHLVRNSLDHGIELPEKRLAAGKNSVGNLILSAEHQGGNICIEVTDDGAGLNRERILAKAASQGLTVSENMSDDEVAMLIFAPGFSTAEQVTDVSGRGVGMDVVKRNIQEMGGHVEIQSKQGTGTTIRILLPLTLAILDGMSVRVADEVFILPLNAVMESLQPREADLHPLAGGERVLEVRGEYLPIVELWKVFNVAGAKTEATQGIVVILQSGGRRYALLVDQLIGQHQVVVKNLESNYRKVPGISAATILGDGSVALIVDVSALQAINREQRMANTAA; translated from the coding sequence GTGAGCATGGATATAAGCGATTTTTATCAGACATTTTTTGATGAAGCGGACGAACTGTTGGCTGACATGGAGCAGCATCTGCTGGTTTTGCAGCCGGAAGCGCCAGATGCCGAACAATTGAATGCCATCTTTCGGGCTGCCCACTCGATCAAAGGAGGGGCAGGAACCTTTGGCTTCAGCGTTTTGCAGGAAACCACGCATCTGATGGAAAACCTGCTCGACGAAGCCAGACGAGGTGAGATGCAACTCAACACCGACATTATCAATCTGTTTTTGGAAACGAAGGACATCATGCAAGAACAGCTCGACGCTTATAAACAGTCGCAAGAGCCGGATGCCGCCAGCTTCGATTATATCTGCCAGGCCTTGCGTCAACTGGCATTAGAAGCGAAAGGCGAAACGCCATCCGCAGTGACCCGATTAAGTGTGGTTGCCAAAAGTGAACCGCAAGATGAGCAGAGTCGCTGTCAGTCACCGCGTCGAATTATCCTCTCGCGCCTGAAGGCCGGGGAAGTCGACCTGCTGGAAGAAGAGCTGGGACATCTGACAACCCTAACTGACGTGGTAAAGGGGGCGGATTCTCTCTCGGCAATATTACCGGGCGACATTGCCGAAGATGACATCACAGCGGTACTCTGTTTTGTGATCGAGGCCGATCAGATTACCTTTGAAACAGTAGAAGTCGCGCCAAAAATATCCCCCCCACCAGTGCTTAAACTGGCAGCCGAACAAGCGCCAACCGGTCGCGTGGAGCGGGAAAAAACGACGCGCAGCAGTGAATCCACCAGCATCCGTGTAGCGGTAGAAAAGGTTGATCAATTAATTAACCTCGTCGGCGAGCTGGTCATCACCCAGTCCATGCTTGCCCAGCGTTCCAGCGAACTGGACCCGGTTAATCATGGTGATTTGATTACCAGCATGGGGCAGTTACAACGTAACGCTCGTGATTTGCAGGAATCAGTGATGTCGATTCGCATGATGCCGATGGAATATGTCTTTAGTCGCTATCCCCGGTTGGTGCGTGATCTGGCGGGAAAACTCGGCAAGCAGGTAGAACTGACGCTGGTGGGCAGTTCCACTGAACTCGACAAGAGCCTGATAGAACGCATTATCGATCCGCTGACCCACCTGGTACGCAATAGCCTCGATCACGGTATTGAACTGCCAGAAAAACGGCTCGCCGCAGGTAAAAACAGTGTCGGAAATTTAATTCTGTCTGCCGAACATCAGGGCGGCAACATTTGCATTGAAGTGACCGATGATGGTGCGGGGCTAAACCGTGAGCGAATTCTGGCAAAAGCGGCCTCGCAAGGTTTGACTGTCAGCGAAAACATGAGCGACGACGAAGTCGCGATGCTGATATTTGCGCCTGGCTTCTCCACTGCGGAACAGGTCACCGACGTCTCCGGGCGCGGCGTCGGTATGGATGTCGTTAAACGTAATATCCAGGAGATGGGGGGGCATGTCGAAATCCAGTCGAAGCAGGGCACAGGTACTACCATCCGCATTTTACTGCCGCTGACGCTGGCCATCCTCGACGGCATGTCCGTACGCGTTGCGGATGAAGTTTTCATTCTGCCGCTGAATGCGGTCATGGAATCACTGCAACCCCGTGAAGCTGATCTCCATCCACTGGCAGGCGGCGAGCGGGTGCTGGAAGTGCGTGGTGAATATCTGCCCATCGTTGAATTGTGGAAAGTATTCAACGTCGCGGGCGCGAAAACCGAAGCCACCCAGGGAATTGTGGTGATCCTGCAAAGTGGCGGTCGCCGCTACGCCTTGCTGGTGGATCAACTAATCGGTCAACACCAGGTTGTGGTTAAAAACCTTGAAAGTAACTATCGCAAAGTCCCCGGCATTTCTGCTGCGACCATTCTTGGCGACGGCAGCGTGGCACTGATTGTTGATGTCTCCGCCTTGCAGGCGATAAACCGCGAACAACGTATGGCGAACACCGCCGCCTGA
- the flhB gene encoding flagellar biosynthesis protein FlhB, producing the protein MSDESDDKTEAPTPHRLEKAREEGQIPRSRELTSLLILLVGVCVIWFGGVSLARRLSGMLSAGLHFDHNIINDPNLILGQIILLIREAMLGLLPLISGVVLVALISPVMLGGLVFSGKSLQPKFSKLNPLPGIKRMFSAQTGAELLKAILKTILVGSVTGFYLWHHWPQMMRLMAESPITAMGNAMDLVGLCALLVVLGVIPMVGFDVFFQIFSHLKKLRMSRQDIRDEFKQSEGDPHVKGRIRQMQRAAARRRMMNDVPKADVIVNNPTHYSVALQYDENKMSAPKVVAKGAGLVALRIREIGAENNVPTLEAPPLARALYRHAEIGQQIPGQLYAAVAEVLAWVWQLKRWRLAGGQRPVQPTHLPVPEALDFINEKPTHE; encoded by the coding sequence GTGTCTGACGAGAGCGACGACAAAACAGAAGCCCCCACACCCCACCGACTTGAAAAAGCGCGGGAGGAGGGGCAGATCCCGCGTTCCCGTGAACTGACCTCACTGCTGATTTTGTTGGTGGGCGTCTGTGTTATCTGGTTTGGCGGTGTGTCGCTGGCCCGTCGATTGTCGGGCATGCTCTCCGCTGGGCTGCATTTTGATCACAATATTATCAATGACCCGAATCTGATCCTCGGGCAGATTATTCTGCTGATCAGAGAAGCCATGTTGGGGCTGCTGCCGCTGATTAGCGGCGTGGTGCTGGTGGCGCTCATTTCTCCGGTCATGCTGGGGGGGCTGGTATTTAGCGGCAAATCCTTGCAGCCAAAGTTTTCCAAACTCAACCCACTACCGGGAATTAAACGGATGTTCTCGGCACAGACTGGCGCGGAGTTGCTTAAAGCGATTTTGAAAACCATCCTGGTTGGCAGCGTGACGGGGTTTTATCTCTGGCATCACTGGCCGCAGATGATGCGCTTAATGGCTGAGTCTCCGATTACTGCCATGGGTAATGCGATGGATCTGGTTGGGCTATGCGCACTGCTGGTGGTGCTTGGTGTTATTCCGATGGTGGGATTTGACGTTTTTTTCCAAATTTTTAGCCACCTGAAAAAACTGCGTATGTCGCGGCAGGATATTCGTGATGAGTTTAAACAAAGCGAAGGCGACCCTCATGTTAAGGGGCGGATCCGTCAGATGCAGCGAGCTGCTGCACGGCGTCGGATGATGAACGATGTGCCGAAAGCGGATGTCATTGTCAATAACCCGACCCACTATTCGGTAGCGTTGCAGTATGACGAAAACAAAATGAGCGCACCGAAAGTGGTCGCTAAAGGTGCAGGGCTGGTCGCACTGCGCATTCGTGAAATTGGCGCTGAAAATAACGTCCCGACGCTTGAAGCGCCGCCGCTGGCGCGAGCGCTGTATCGACATGCGGAGATCGGTCAACAAATCCCAGGCCAACTGTACGCCGCGGTGGCGGAGGTGCTGGCCTGGGTCTGGCAACTGAAACGCTGGCGTCTGGCTGGCGGACAGCGCCCTGTTCAACCTACTCATCTTCCGGTGCCGGAAGCCCTGGATTTTATTAACGAGAAACCGACCCATGAGTAA
- the cheY gene encoding chemotaxis response regulator CheY, whose product MADKELKFLVVDDFSTMRRIVRNLLKELGFNNVEEAEDGVDALNKLQAGGYGFVISDWNMPNMDGLELLKTIRADGAMSALPVLMVTAEAKKENIIAAAQAGASGYVVKPFTAATLEEKLNKIFEKLGM is encoded by the coding sequence ATGGCGGATAAAGAACTTAAATTTTTGGTTGTGGATGACTTTTCCACCATGCGACGCATTGTGCGTAACCTGCTGAAAGAGCTGGGATTCAATAATGTTGAGGAAGCGGAAGATGGCGTCGACGCCCTCAATAAGTTGCAGGCAGGCGGTTATGGATTTGTTATCTCCGACTGGAACATGCCCAACATGGATGGCCTGGAATTGCTGAAAACGATTCGTGCGGATGGCGCGATGTCGGCATTGCCGGTGTTAATGGTGACTGCAGAAGCGAAGAAAGAGAACATCATTGCTGCGGCGCAAGCGGGGGCCAGTGGCTATGTGGTGAAGCCATTTACCGCCGCGACGCTGGAGGAAAAACTCAACAAAATCTTTGAGAAACTGGGCATGTGA
- the cheW gene encoding chemotaxis protein CheW has translation MTGMTNVTKLASEPSGQEFLVFTLGDEEYGIDILKVQEIRGYDQVTRIANTPAFIKGVTNLRGVIVPIVDLRIKFSQVDVDYNDNTVVIVLNLGQRVVGIVVDGVSDVLSLTAEQIRPAPEFAVTLSTEYLTGLGALGDRMLILVNIEKLLNSEEMALLDSAASEVA, from the coding sequence ATGACCGGTATGACGAATGTAACAAAGCTGGCCAGCGAGCCGTCAGGCCAGGAATTCCTGGTATTTACCCTTGGTGACGAAGAATACGGTATTGATATTCTGAAAGTGCAGGAGATCCGTGGTTACGATCAGGTGACACGGATTGCAAACACGCCAGCGTTTATCAAAGGTGTCACTAATCTGCGCGGTGTTATTGTGCCGATTGTCGACTTACGAATTAAGTTCAGCCAGGTGGATGTGGACTATAACGACAACACGGTAGTTATCGTCCTGAATCTCGGACAGCGGGTGGTCGGCATCGTGGTTGACGGCGTCTCAGATGTGCTTTCATTGACGGCGGAGCAAATTCGTCCGGCACCGGAATTTGCCGTGACGCTTTCAACAGAATATCTCACTGGACTGGGCGCACTGGGCGACCGCATGTTGATTCTGGTGAACATCGAAAAACTGCTGAACAGCGAAGAGATGGCGCTGTTAGATAGCGCGGCGTCAGAAGTGGCGTAA
- the cheB gene encoding protein-glutamate methylesterase/protein glutamine deamidase, whose translation MSKIRVLSVDDSALMRQIMTEIINSHSDMEMVATAPDPLVARDLIKKFNPDVLTLDVEMPRMDGLDFLEKLMRLRPMPVVMVSSLTGKGSEVTLRALELGAIDFVTKPQLGIREGMLAYSEMIAEKVRTAAKASLAAHKPLSAPTTLKAGPLLSSEKLIAIGASTGGTEAIRHVLQPLPLSSPALLITQHMPPGFTRSFADRLNKLCQIGVKEAEDGERVLPGHAYIAPGDRHMELARSGANYQIKIHDGPAVNRHRPSVDVLFHSVAKQAGRNAVGVILTGMGNDGAAGMLAMRQAGAWTLAQNEASCVVFGMPREAINMGGVCEVVDLSQVSQQMLAKISAGQAIRI comes from the coding sequence ATGAGCAAAATCAGGGTGTTATCTGTCGATGATTCGGCACTAATGCGCCAGATCATGACAGAAATCATCAACAGCCATAGCGACATGGAAATGGTGGCGACCGCCCCTGATCCGCTGGTTGCGCGTGATTTGATTAAGAAATTCAATCCCGATGTATTGACGCTGGATGTTGAAATGCCGCGGATGGACGGACTGGATTTTCTCGAAAAATTAATGCGTTTGCGTCCAATGCCCGTTGTGATGGTTTCTTCCCTGACCGGCAAAGGGTCAGAAGTTACGCTGCGCGCGCTGGAGCTGGGGGCGATAGATTTTGTCACCAAACCGCAGCTGGGTATTCGCGAAGGAATGCTGGCGTATAGCGAAATGATTGCTGAAAAGGTGCGTACAGCAGCAAAGGCGAGCCTTGCAGCACATAAACCATTGTCGGCACCGACAACGCTGAAAGCGGGGCCGTTGTTGAGTTCTGAAAAACTGATTGCGATTGGTGCTTCAACGGGTGGAACTGAGGCAATTCGTCACGTCCTGCAACCGTTGCCGCTTTCCAGCCCGGCACTGTTAATTACCCAGCATATGCCGCCCGGTTTCACCCGCTCTTTTGCCGACAGACTTAATAAGCTTTGCCAGATCGGGGTTAAAGAAGCCGAAGACGGAGAACGTGTCTTGCCGGGGCATGCCTATATTGCGCCGGGCGATCGGCATATGGAGCTGGCGCGTAGTGGCGCAAATTATCAAATCAAAATTCACGACGGCCCGGCGGTTAACCGTCATCGGCCTTCGGTAGATGTGTTGTTCCATTCTGTCGCCAAACAGGCGGGGCGTAATGCGGTTGGGGTGATCCTGACCGGTATGGGCAACGACGGCGCGGCGGGAATGTTGGCGATGCGTCAGGCGGGAGCATGGACCCTTGCACAAAACGAAGCAAGTTGCGTGGTGTTCGGCATGCCGCGCGAGGCCATCAATATGGGTGGTGTTTGCGAAGTGGTCGATCTTAGCCAGGTAAGCCAGCAAATGCTGGCGAAAATCAGTGCCGGACAGGCGATACGTATTTAA